A region from the Altererythrobacter sp. H2 genome encodes:
- a CDS encoding MlaE family ABC transporter permease has translation MSDGASYRLEERGGTGSVLVLAGPYMVSTIAAVVDDLRALDPVPAIDLAEVSEIDTVGAYVISALASDHGAEVTGGSERAMRLIAALEKLGQPDSEVQLHPSLIEGTPARIGKSITEFGTGVRGVVGFLGQVIVAGGSLIRHPSRFRGKALVHQLELVGVDSLPIIGLMSFLIGIVIAQQGAVQLQQFGAESLTVNLVGRITLRELGVLMTAIMVAGRSGSAFAAQLGTMKLTEEIDAMRTIGISPIEALVIPRILAATFMMILLGFYASVVAIIGGAVVGDVMLGIPFLTFLERIKEVVPTHDLWVGLIKAPVFGLIVALAGCYNGMQVKGNSEEVGRRTTLAVVSAIFAVIVLDAFFAVFFTELGWG, from the coding sequence ATGAGCGACGGCGCGTCATACCGGCTGGAGGAGCGCGGCGGCACCGGTTCGGTGCTGGTGCTCGCGGGCCCCTACATGGTTTCCACAATTGCTGCCGTGGTCGATGATCTGCGCGCGCTCGATCCGGTGCCGGCCATCGATCTTGCCGAGGTGAGCGAGATCGACACGGTCGGCGCCTACGTCATCTCGGCGCTGGCGAGCGACCATGGCGCTGAGGTGACCGGCGGGAGCGAGCGGGCCATGCGGCTGATCGCCGCGCTCGAAAAGCTGGGGCAGCCGGACAGCGAGGTGCAGCTGCACCCTTCGCTGATCGAAGGCACCCCGGCCCGGATCGGCAAGTCGATTACCGAATTCGGCACGGGTGTGCGCGGCGTGGTCGGGTTTCTTGGCCAGGTGATCGTGGCGGGGGGATCGCTGATCCGGCATCCCTCGCGCTTCCGGGGCAAGGCGCTGGTCCACCAGCTTGAGCTGGTCGGGGTCGATTCCCTGCCGATCATCGGCCTGATGAGCTTCCTGATCGGGATCGTGATTGCCCAGCAAGGCGCGGTGCAGTTGCAGCAGTTCGGGGCCGAATCGCTCACGGTCAACCTGGTCGGGCGGATTACCTTGCGCGAGCTGGGCGTGCTGATGACCGCGATCATGGTCGCTGGCCGGTCCGGCTCGGCTTTTGCCGCGCAGCTCGGCACGATGAAGCTGACCGAGGAAATCGACGCCATGCGGACCATCGGCATCTCGCCGATCGAGGCGCTGGTGATCCCGCGCATCCTGGCCGCGACCTTCATGATGATCCTGCTCGGCTTCTATGCCTCGGTGGTGGCCATCATCGGCGGGGCCGTGGTGGGCGACGTGATGCTGGGCATCCCGTTCCTGACCTTCCTTGAGCGGATCAAGGAAGTCGTGCCGACGCATGACCTGTGGGTCGGCCTGATCAAGGCGCCGGTATTCGGCCTGATCGTGGCGCTGGCGGGGTGCTACAACGGGATGCAGGTCAAGGGGAACTCGGAAGAAGTGGGCCGCCGCACCACGCTGGCGGTGGTTTCCGCCATCTTCGCGGTGATCGTGCTCGATGCGTTCTTCGCGGTGTTCTTTACCGAGCTGGGCTGGGGATGA